CGGTACACGGCGGACCGAATCAATAACCCCTGATTGGGACATCATGACCAGCGAAACGCCCTCGGTTCGACGCGTCTTCACCACGGCGGAAGCGAATGCCGCGCTGCCGTTGGTGCGTGCCATCGTCTCCGATCTGGCGCAACTTTCCCGCGACGTGATCGAACGGCGTGAACGCTTCGAGCAGCTCAAACAACGTCGCGCGTCGCGCGGGCACGACGTCTACGACCAAGAGTTGGCGCAGGTGGAAGAGGAATTGCAGCGCGACGCCGAGCAGCTCCAGGAATATGTCAACGAACTGCTGGAGCTCGGCGTGGAGCCCAAGAGCGGGCCCGAAGGGCTGGTTGATTTCCCTTGCCAGATGGACGGCCGTCTCGTGTACCTGTGTTGGAAGCTCGGCGAGCCGGAAGTTTCCCATTGGCATGAGCTCGACGCCGGATTCCGCGGCCGTCAGCCGCTCAGCGTCGGCGTCGCCGGCACTTGAGCCGCCAATTCGACGGGCGTTTTTCGCAAACCCCGCCGGTGGCAATCGCGTATTCAACGCATTGAGCCGTACCACGGTTGGGCGGAAGAGTATTTGTAGGAGGCGTCTCCCGACGCCGAAGGAGCTGATTCATTTTGTGAATCACCGTCAGAACCTGCGATCCATGTCCGGTCCATCGACGTCGGGAGACGCCTCCTACAACGTTTCGATTCGGCCTACATTTCGGGGCGTAGACTGCGATAGGGTTGCCATTGGCGGGCTATATTAGGGTGCTCGGAAATTCGTCCGTGGCGAGCGACCAGGGAACCGCGTGATTCAGATTAAGCACAAAACGACGGGCGAGGTCCTGCACGAAGTTGCCGCGCGCAACTTGGAAGGCGCGCGGATGAATGGCATGTTGCTACGCGGCGCGGCGTTCAATAAGTCGGTGCTGAATCGCGCGCAATTTATCGGCGCCGATTTGGAAGGCGCGGATTTTGCCAGATCGTCGTTGGCGAGCGCCGATTTTTCCGATGCGAACCTGCTTCGCACGGTATTCCTCGGTGCGTCGTTAATGCGCGCCAAACTCGTGAAGGCCGATCTCGGCAGCGCGAATCTTCGCAACGCGAGCCTGTTTCAGGCGGATTTAAGCGGAGCGAACCTGGAAGGCGCCCAGCTACATGGCGCGGACTTCGATCAGGCGGACTTAACCGACGCGGAACTGGGCGGCGCTGTATACGATGCGCGGACACGTTGGCCGCAGGGCTTGGATCCGCTCGCCCGAGGCGCCATCTTGGCGAATGAAGGCTGAGATGGCAACCTCCGAGTGCGACGTGGCGGTGATCGGCGGCGGTATCGTGGGGCTCGCGACTGCCAAGGCGCTGGTCGAGGCCGGCTGCCGGCGGTTAATCGTGCTCGAAGCGGAAGGCGAGCTCGCCGCGCACCAAACCGGCAACAACAGCGGCGTGATCCATTCCGGGCTGTACTACAAGCCGGGATCGCTCAAAGCCCGCAACTGCGCCGCCGGTCGGGAGTGGATGTATCAGTTCTGCGCCGAGCATGGCCTGCCGCACGAGCGCTGCGGCAAGATCGTCATCGCCTGCGATCCCACGGAGTTGCCGGCGCTCGATGAATTGGAACGACGCGGGCGCGCGAATGGCCTCAGCGGCATGCGACGCATCACGCCGGACGCAGCGCGCGAATTGGAGCCGCATGTCGCGTGCATCGCCGCCTTGCATGTCCCGGAGACTGGCATCGCAAACTATCGCGCCGTGTCGCGCAAGTACGCCGAACTCGTCGAACAGGGCGGCGCGAGCGTCCAGACTTCGCGGCGCGTAATCGGCTTTCGTCGCCTGGCCGACGGCATCACGCTCGAAACGACGACGAATCCCGTGCAATGCCGGAACGTCGTCAATTGTGGCGGATTGTGGTCCGATCGCGTGGCGCGGTTGTGCGGCGTCGATCCCGGATTACAGATCATTCCATTTCGCGGCGAATACTACGAACTGCGACCGGAGCGGCATGCGCTCGTGAAGAATCTGATCTATCCGGTGCCGGACCCCCGGTTCCCGTTCCTCGGCGTGCATTTCACACGGATGGTCGGCGGCGGCGTGGAGTGCGGGCCGAACGCGGTCCTCGCGCTGGCGCGCGCCGGCTACTCTTGGCGGCGCATCGCGCCGCGCGATCTGCTGCAACTCGGCACGTACTCCGGCTTCTGGCGCATGGCCGCCAAATACTGGCGCATGGGCTGCGGCGAAATGCACCGCTCGCTATCGAAGTCCGCGTTTCTGCGCGGATTGCAGCGTTTGATACCGGAAATTCAGGCCGCGGACATCGTCCCGGCCGGTGCAGGCGTGCGAGCGCAAGCCGTCGAGCCGAGCGGCGCCCTGGTCGACGATTTCCGCATCATCGAAGCGGAACACCAAATCCACGTCCTCAACGCCCCCAGCCCCGCCGCCACGGCATCGCTCAGCATTGGCAAGCACATCGCGGACCTGGCGATGAAGAATTTTCGCTTGGCGTGATTCGCCGTGCAGTTCCTTGTTGTGGCACGGTCTCCCACTCAAGTTGTGGCACGGTCTCCCGACCGTGACATCGGCCCGACCGTAGGTCTCCGTCTCTGTGCGAGGAGACCTTCGGTCAAGTGCGTAGCACGGTCGGGAGACCGTGCCACATCGCTAGTTCCTTACTGCCTTCCCTGAACCGCCTGAATTCACTCACTGGCCTCCGTTAAGCTCCCCGTGATCGGCAATGTTTGCCTAATTGTTCAAGCCGGACTTTTCGGCAGGTCG
The nucleotide sequence above comes from Planctomycetia bacterium. Encoded proteins:
- a CDS encoding DUF2203 domain-containing protein; the encoded protein is MTSETPSVRRVFTTAEANAALPLVRAIVSDLAQLSRDVIERRERFEQLKQRRASRGHDVYDQELAQVEEELQRDAEQLQEYVNELLELGVEPKSGPEGLVDFPCQMDGRLVYLCWKLGEPEVSHWHELDAGFRGRQPLSVGVAGT
- a CDS encoding pentapeptide repeat-containing protein — encoded protein: MIQIKHKTTGEVLHEVAARNLEGARMNGMLLRGAAFNKSVLNRAQFIGADLEGADFARSSLASADFSDANLLRTVFLGASLMRAKLVKADLGSANLRNASLFQADLSGANLEGAQLHGADFDQADLTDAELGGAVYDARTRWPQGLDPLARGAILANEG
- the lhgO gene encoding L-2-hydroxyglutarate oxidase, with amino-acid sequence MATSECDVAVIGGGIVGLATAKALVEAGCRRLIVLEAEGELAAHQTGNNSGVIHSGLYYKPGSLKARNCAAGREWMYQFCAEHGLPHERCGKIVIACDPTELPALDELERRGRANGLSGMRRITPDAARELEPHVACIAALHVPETGIANYRAVSRKYAELVEQGGASVQTSRRVIGFRRLADGITLETTTNPVQCRNVVNCGGLWSDRVARLCGVDPGLQIIPFRGEYYELRPERHALVKNLIYPVPDPRFPFLGVHFTRMVGGGVECGPNAVLALARAGYSWRRIAPRDLLQLGTYSGFWRMAAKYWRMGCGEMHRSLSKSAFLRGLQRLIPEIQAADIVPAGAGVRAQAVEPSGALVDDFRIIEAEHQIHVLNAPSPAATASLSIGKHIADLAMKNFRLA